In Helianthus annuus cultivar XRQ/B chromosome 8, HanXRQr2.0-SUNRISE, whole genome shotgun sequence, a single genomic region encodes these proteins:
- the LOC110872712 gene encoding probable sugar phosphate/phosphate translocator At3g11320, giving the protein MSAIKPATSSRFFTIGLVTSWYSSNIGVLLLNKYLLSNYGFKYPIFLTMCHMTACALLSYIGIAWLKMVPMQTIRSRVQFLKISALSFIFCASVVSGNISLRYLPVSFNQAIGATTPFFTAVFAYLITLKKEAWLVYVTLVPVVTGVIIASGGEPSFHLFGFIMCIGATAARALKTVVQGILLSSEGEKLNSMNLLLYMAPIAVVLLLPATLYMEENVVGITIALARQDFGIVWLLLFNSALAYFVNLTNFLVTKHTSALTLQVLGNAKGAVAVVVSILIFRNPVSITGMAGYTLTVIGVVLYSEAKKRSNK; this is encoded by the exons ATGTCGGCAATCAAACCCGCAACATCCTCTCGCTTCTTCACCATCGGTCTCGTAACATCATGGTACTCATCAAACATCGGGGTTTTACTCCTGAACAAGTATCTCCTCAGCAACTACGGGTTCAAGTACCCGATCTTCTTAACCATGTGCCACATGACGGCGTGCGCCTTGCTCAGCTACATCGGGATCGCGTGGCTGAAAATGGTGCCGATGCAGACCATTCGATCTCGTGTTCAGTTTTTGAAGATCTCTGCTCTGAGTTTCATATTCTGTGCGTCGGTTGTGAGTGGGAATATCTCGTTGAGGTACCTGCCGGTGTCGTTTAATCAGGCGATTGGTGCTACGACGCCGTTTTTTACTGCGGTGTTTGCTTATTTGATTACGTTGAAGAAGGAGGCGTGGCTTGTTTATGTTACTCTTGTTCCTGTTGTTACTGGTGTTATTATCGCTAGTGGG GGTGAGCCTAGTTTTCATCTCTTCGGGTTTATAATGTGTATCGGTGCTACTGCTGCAAGAGCTCTAAAAACGGTGGTTCAAGGGATATTGCTTTCTTCTGAAGG GGAAAAGTTGAACTCGATGAATCTCCTGCTGTACATGGCTCCTATTGCTGTTGTACTTCTGCTTCCTGCAACGCTATACATGGAAGAAAACGTTGTTGGCATAACAATAGCACTCGCTAGACAAGATTTCGGGATCGTTTGGCTGTTGCTTTTCAACTCTGCACTCGCGTATTTCGTAAACTTAACCAATTTTTTGGTCACTAAACACACCAGCGCTCTTACTCTTCAG GTGTTGGGAAACGCGAAGGGAGCGGTAGCAGTGGTTGTTTCGATACTCATCTTTAGAAATCCGGTTTCTATAACCGGGATGGCTGGATACACGCTCACGGTGATTGGGGTTGTTCTTTACAGCGAAGCCAAAAAGCGTAGCAACAAGTGA
- the LOC110872711 gene encoding proliferating cell nuclear antigen yields MLELRLVQGSLLKKVMESIKDLVNDANFDCSATGFSLQAMDSSHVALVSLLLRSEGFEHYRCDRNLSMGMNLGNMAKMLRCAGNDDIVTIKADDGGDCVTFMFESPNQDKIADFEMKLMDIDSEHLGIPEAEYEAIVRMPSSEFARICKDLSSIGDTVVISVTKEGVKFSTKGDIGTANIVCRQNTSVDKPEEATIIEMQTPVSLTFALRYMNSFTKATPLASQVTVSLSSELPIVVEYKIAEMGYLRFYLAPKIEEDEEMGGQQPEPVETKKQPEKKPKTEPKSNGEPKRRVMKIDLDDEEEELKPKVEAKSDADGYVEVIGSKPGNGIVKPKEEINGGDEVMDVKPKIENGTNGEVQVMDEE; encoded by the exons ATGTTGGAACTCAGGCTAGTGCAGGGAAGCCTGTTAAAAAAAGTGATGGAATCCATAAAGGATCTAGTGAACGACGCAAACTTCGACTGTTCAGCGACCGGATTCTCACTGCAAGCCATGGATTCAAGCCACGTGGCACTGGTATCACTTCTTCTCAGATCTGAGGGTTTCGAGCACTACCGGTGCGATCGTAACCTCTCGATGGGGATGAATCTCGGTAACATGGCTAAAATGCTCCGGTGTGCCGGAAATGATGACATTGTTACTATTAAGGCTGATGACGGCGGCGATTGCGTCACTTTCATGTTTGAAAGCCCTA ATCAAGACAAGATTGCTGATTTTGAGATGAAGCTGATGGACATTGACAGTGAGCATTTAGGGATTCcagaggcagaatatgaagccaTTGTGAGAATGCCATCATCTGAGTTTGCAAGAATCTGCAAAGATCTTAGCTCTATTGGGGACACTG TTGTGATTTCTGTTACAAAGGAAGGCGTAAAGTTTTCGACCAAAGGTGACATTGGTACTGCAAACATTGTGTGCAGACAAAACACTTCTGTTGACAAG CCAGAAGAAGCTACAATAATCGAAATGCAGACACCGGTTTCTCTAACATTTGCACTGAGGTACATGAACTCGTTCACAAAGGCGACCCCGCTAGCGAGCCAAGTGACGGTTAGCTTGTCTTCCGAACTGCCGATTGTGGTGGAATACAAGATTGCCGAAATGGGTTACCTGAGGTTTTACTTGGCTCCAAAGATAGAAGAGGATGAGGAGATGGGTGGTCAGCAACCGGAGCCTGTGGAGACCAAGAAACAACCAGAAAAGAAGCCCAAAACTGAGCCCAAATCCAACGGGGAACCCAAACGTCGGGTCATGAAGATCGACcttgatgatgaagaagaggaacTGAAGCCTAAGGTTGAAGCTAAAAGCGATGCTGATGGTTATGTTGAAGTTATCGGTTCTAAGCCGGGGAATGGGATTGTGAAACCGAAGGAAGAGATTAACGGTGGAGATGAGGTTATGGACGTGAAGCCTAAGATTGAGAATGGCACAAATGGTGAAGTGCAAGTGATGGATGAAGAGTAG